A single genomic interval of Puntigrus tetrazona isolate hp1 chromosome 1, ASM1883169v1, whole genome shotgun sequence harbors:
- the eef1a1b gene encoding elongation factor 1-alpha 1b, translating into MGKEKLHINIVVIGHVDSGKSTTTGHLIYKCGGIDKRTIEKFEKEAAEMGKGSFKYAWVLDKLKAERERGITIDISLWKFETSKYYVTIIDAPGHRDFIKNMITGTSQADCAVLIVAAGVGEFEAGISKNGQTREHALLAYTLGVKQLIVGVNKMDSTEPNYSQKRYEEIVKEVSTYIKKIGYNPDTVAFVPISGWNGDNMLEASPNMTWFKGWKITRKDGSVSGTTLLEALDAIQPPTRPTDKPLRLPLQDVYKIGGIGTVPVGRVETGILKPGLVVTFAPVNVTTEVKSVEMHHEALSEALPGDNVGFNVKNVSVKDIRRGNVAGDSKNDPPQEAASFTAQVIILNHPGQISAGYAPVLDCHTAHIACKFAELKEKIDRRSGKKLEDNPKSLKSGDAAIVDMIPGKPMCVESFSEYPPLGRFAVRDMRQTVAVGVIKGVEKKTPTSGKVTKSAQKAQKNK; encoded by the exons ATGGGTAAAGAGAAGCTCCATATCAACATCGTGGTCATTGGCCATGTGGATTCAGGGAAGTCCACCACCACCGGCCACCTCATTTACAAGTGCGGAGGAATCGACAAGAGGACCATTGAAAAGTTTGAGAAGGAGGCCGCCGAG ATGGGAAAAGGCTCTTTTAAGTACGCCTGGGTCCTTGACAAGCTAAAAGCTGAGAGAGAGCGAGGCATCACCATCGACATCTCCCTGTGGAAGTTCGAGACCAGCAAGTACTATGTCACCATCATTGATGCTCCAGGACACAGAGACTTCATTAAGAACATGATCACTGGCACCTCACAG GCGGACTGCGCTGTGTTGATTGTGGCAGCTGGCGTCGGGGAATTTGAGGCTGGTATCTCAAAGAATGGCCAAACACGAGAGCATGCTTTGCTGGCATACACCCTGGGTGTCAAACAACTGATCGTGGGTGTCAACAAGATGGACTCTACGGAGCCCAATTACAGCCAAAAGCGCTATGAGGAGATCGTGAAGGAAGTCAGCACTTATATCAAGAAAATCGGCTACAACCCTGATACAGTGGCATTTGTTCCGATCTCTGGATGGAATGGAGATAACATGCTGGAGGCCAGCCCAAAC ATGACCTGGTTCAAGGGTTGGAAGATCACTCGTAAGGATGGGAGTGTCTCCGGGACGACTTTGTTGGAGGCTCTGGATGCCATTCAGCCTCCAACTCGCCCCACCGACAAACCCCTTCGCCTGCCGCTGCAGGACGTTTACAAGATTGGAG GAATTGGCACTGTGCCTGTGGGACGGGTTGAAACAGGCATTCTCAAACCTGGCCTAGTTGTGACATTTGCCCCAGTGAATGTGACCACTGAGGTCAAATCTGTGGAGATGCATCATGAAGCTTTATCCGAAGCTCTTCCAGGGGATAATGTGGGATTTAATGTGAAGAATGTTTCAGTCAAAGATATCCGACGTGGGAATGTTGCAGGTGACAGCAAGAACGATCCTCCACAGGAGGCAGCGAGTTTCACAGCGCAG GTGATCATTCTGAATCACCCTGGTCAGATCAGTGCTGGTTATGCCCCCGTGTTGGACTGCCACACTGCTCACATTGCCTGTAAGTTTGCGGAGTTAAAGGAAAAGATTGACCGTCGCTCTGGGAAGAAGCTGGAAGACAATCCCAAGTCCCTAAAGTCTGGGGATGCTGCTATTGTAGATATGATACCAGGGAAACCTATGTGTGTGGAGAGTTTCTCCGAGTATCCTCCCCTTG